In one Sporomusa sphaeroides DSM 2875 genomic region, the following are encoded:
- the bfr gene encoding bacterioferritin, protein MKGNPQLIETLNSLLADELSAINQYIVHSEMCANWGYDKLHNRFEQRAISEMKHAEKLIARILFLEGTPIVSKLKEIHIGSDIPKQLEYDHAAEEGAIAAYNAAIRLAGDVNDFATREILEEILNDEDRHIDGIEELQDQISHMTLPIFLTTQVE, encoded by the coding sequence ATGAAAGGAAATCCCCAATTGATTGAAACCTTAAATTCACTTCTTGCTGACGAACTTAGTGCAATTAACCAGTACATTGTTCATTCTGAAATGTGTGCTAACTGGGGCTACGACAAGCTCCACAATAGATTTGAGCAGCGCGCCATTTCAGAAATGAAGCATGCCGAGAAACTGATTGCAAGGATATTATTCCTTGAAGGTACCCCGATTGTTTCCAAACTAAAAGAAATCCATATTGGGAGCGACATCCCTAAGCAGCTTGAGTATGACCATGCGGCGGAAGAAGGGGCAATTGCCGCATATAATGCAGCCATAAGACTGGCAGGCGATGTCAATGATTTCGCTACCCGTGAGATTCTTGAAGAAATCCTCAATGATGAAGATCGCCATATTGACGGTATTGAGGAACTGCAAGACCAGATTTCGCATATGACATTACCAATATTCCTGACAACACAAGTAGAATAG
- a CDS encoding ATP-binding protein: protein MKKLLIMIVLCLLLAVSLVPASALAAVQEVQSDKIELKLSLFTREEQDWIRAQQNKVFYVGVAQDYIPIEYLDERGRPRGMGVELLRKIHQLTGLRFRLYQNSAKETWEEILQSTVEKRIDILSTVSVTPERQEYLEFSVPYMETTQVIVGDVDTNRLFRDVAQIEENSTFAVPRGYWFVDIIKKDIPQAGIIYVDNMEEALEYVSKKKADYTICEIPVFTYYKDQGMYQEIKIVGELNEKNQIFIGTRKDLKELIPIINKVILHINYDEIYEASMVIPRNNRKERRLTALVVLLGILLIIVIYYLWRTIRKLVRSKQAAEEANNDKTRLMTNIAHDLRTPLTVILGYAQAMMEGQVQKEADKERYIRKISEKVTYLSAVVDDFFLLARLEDNNLALRQEPVRLDCFLRQIVEDAELKAQAKQIQISLHVADGAAVFKNVDGVKLYRAIENIMTNAIAYTGRGGRIEVSAIPTVEGKVEIAIKDNGQGIVPEELPHIFERYYKGGQARKEAIGLGLYIAREIIHRHQGEIRAESELGRGSVFYVVL from the coding sequence ATGAAAAAACTGCTGATAATGATAGTCTTGTGCTTGTTGCTTGCCGTCAGTCTGGTCCCGGCATCGGCACTTGCGGCTGTCCAGGAGGTACAAAGCGATAAGATAGAATTGAAACTTTCACTGTTCACCCGTGAGGAGCAGGATTGGATCCGGGCTCAGCAGAACAAGGTGTTTTATGTGGGAGTGGCCCAGGATTATATTCCGATTGAATACCTGGATGAACGGGGACGACCGCGCGGTATGGGAGTGGAATTGCTACGCAAGATACATCAGTTGACCGGGTTGAGGTTCAGGCTGTATCAAAACAGCGCGAAAGAAACCTGGGAGGAAATATTACAAAGCACGGTGGAAAAACGGATAGACATACTTTCTACCGTATCGGTTACCCCGGAGCGTCAGGAATACCTGGAGTTCTCTGTTCCTTATATGGAGACAACTCAGGTTATCGTCGGTGATGTGGATACAAACCGGCTCTTTCGGGATGTTGCCCAGATTGAGGAAAACAGTACATTTGCCGTGCCCAGAGGCTATTGGTTTGTAGACATTATTAAGAAAGATATTCCCCAAGCAGGCATCATCTACGTGGATAATATGGAGGAAGCCCTGGAGTATGTGAGCAAAAAAAAGGCGGATTATACCATCTGTGAAATTCCGGTGTTTACCTATTACAAGGATCAGGGCATGTATCAAGAAATAAAAATAGTAGGTGAACTGAACGAAAAAAATCAAATATTTATTGGAACACGAAAAGATCTTAAAGAATTGATCCCCATTATAAATAAAGTCATACTACATATTAATTATGATGAAATATACGAAGCTTCCATGGTAATTCCGCGGAATAACAGGAAGGAAAGACGGCTTACGGCACTTGTCGTCTTACTGGGGATACTGCTCATCATTGTCATATATTATCTTTGGAGAACCATCCGGAAGCTGGTCCGGTCCAAGCAAGCAGCCGAAGAAGCTAACAATGATAAAACACGGCTAATGACCAATATTGCCCACGATTTGCGAACACCGCTGACGGTGATTCTGGGTTATGCGCAGGCTATGATGGAAGGGCAGGTGCAAAAGGAGGCTGATAAGGAGCGGTATATCCGGAAGATAAGTGAAAAGGTAACATATTTAAGTGCGGTCGTGGATGATTTTTTTCTTTTGGCAAGGCTGGAAGACAATAATCTGGCACTAAGGCAGGAACCGGTCAGACTGGACTGTTTCCTGCGTCAAATTGTCGAAGACGCGGAACTGAAGGCTCAGGCCAAACAAATACAAATTTCACTGCACGTGGCGGATGGAGCCGCCGTCTTTAAAAATGTCGATGGAGTCAAACTGTATCGGGCTATTGAAAATATTATGACCAATGCGATTGCCTATACTGGGCGAGGGGGGCGGATTGAGGTATCCGCTATACCGACAGTGGAGGGAAAGGTGGAGATTGCAATCAAAGATAATGGGCAAGGCATTGTTCCGGAAGAGCTTCCTCATATTTTTGAACGGTATTATAAAGGCGGGCAGGCCAGAAAAGAGGCAATTGGCCTGGGTCTCTACATTGCACGGGAAATTATACATAGGCATCAGGGTGAAATCAGAGCGGAAAGCGAACTTGGCAGAGGTAGCGTATTTTATGTGGTGCTGTAA
- a CDS encoding DoxX family protein, translating into MKQLLQKLAQFLSQFLDMALLVFRLGLGGMFMWHGWPKIIGGTAKWAGLGKAMGTFGIEFAPVFWGFMASFAEFGGGLLFALGLFYRPACFLLVSNMFVAFSSQMIDDKGLQKASQSLEDGISFFGAAFVGPGKYSLDYYLGIEGFANKAHRMKRI; encoded by the coding sequence ATGAAGCAATTATTGCAGAAGCTTGCGCAATTTCTTTCTCAATTTCTGGATATGGCGCTTCTGGTGTTTCGCTTGGGGTTAGGTGGTATGTTTATGTGGCATGGCTGGCCGAAAATCATTGGCGGCACGGCAAAATGGGCAGGACTTGGCAAGGCGATGGGTACTTTCGGCATTGAGTTCGCGCCGGTATTCTGGGGGTTTATGGCCAGTTTTGCCGAGTTTGGCGGGGGACTTTTGTTTGCCCTGGGCTTATTCTATCGCCCGGCTTGTTTTCTGCTGGTAAGCAATATGTTTGTAGCCTTTTCCAGTCAAATGATAGATGACAAGGGGTTACAGAAAGCTTCTCAGTCATTGGAAGACGGGATAAGCTTTTTCGGGGCGGCTTTTGTGGGGCCAGGAAAATACAGCCTGGATTATTATCTGGGGATTGAAGGCTTTGCAAACAAGGCACATAGAATGAAACGGATATGA
- a CDS encoding ShlB/FhaC/HecB family hemolysin secretion/activation protein, which yields MKQRILPVMVIFIGFSLANCAYATSLDKGSDAGVILNQSRDFFRRQEINQELEAEKNRQRDGAEVEDRKPVEDSGEELHFELKGIEFTPSKILTSEQLTAIIEPYLGKSISLKDLYAIVDAVNAVYRDQGYVTCRAGLPPQTVTGGVVKIELLEGSVGQVEIQNNADTAEQYIKNRLPLTSGDIVSLHELNRSLLWFNGTNDVQLRIRLKAGAEPGTTDYVITAYEPRREQVSLFADNAGSETSGLWRQGASYSNRSVSGQRDQLVLGYMRSKGTDSGSFSYSLPVSDKGTRLGVSYSANSVKIVKGALRELDTRGHSSFYGLSLSQPLSVSKERKVEAGLDLSRQNSQTDFLGQRWVDDDIERYNLSLTVTDYGQRQVLYQRHNYSFGTWRDISDAEKHYGKYQFSGIGQMVYGGGQILTIRLSAQLSGSNYLPSAEQFYLGGVYSVRGYRENLIGADNGYSLSLEYAIPEQRNREIFVFLDGGRVSGDNAFDDHILAAAGCGYRINFDKDLSASLTLGLPLRKSINGEQISKTRLHVMMNGQFK from the coding sequence ATGAAACAACGTATCCTACCAGTTATGGTTATTTTTATCGGATTTTCCCTGGCAAACTGCGCTTATGCCACATCTCTTGACAAGGGTAGTGATGCCGGCGTTATTCTCAATCAAAGCCGGGATTTTTTTCGCCGGCAGGAAATTAATCAGGAGTTGGAGGCGGAAAAAAACCGCCAGCGGGATGGAGCGGAGGTTGAAGACAGGAAGCCGGTTGAGGACAGCGGCGAGGAATTGCATTTTGAGTTAAAAGGCATTGAGTTCACGCCGTCAAAAATCCTGACATCCGAACAACTTACCGCCATCATCGAGCCCTATCTCGGAAAATCCATTTCCCTCAAAGACCTGTATGCCATTGTCGACGCGGTCAATGCCGTGTACCGGGATCAGGGCTATGTCACCTGCCGGGCGGGCTTGCCGCCGCAGACCGTTACCGGCGGCGTGGTCAAAATTGAACTCCTGGAAGGCAGTGTCGGTCAGGTGGAGATACAAAACAACGCCGATACTGCCGAACAATACATAAAAAACCGGCTGCCGCTGACGTCTGGCGACATTGTCAGCCTGCATGAGTTAAACCGGTCACTGCTGTGGTTTAACGGCACCAACGACGTGCAGCTGCGCATCCGGCTCAAGGCAGGCGCTGAACCGGGGACAACCGATTATGTCATTACCGCCTATGAACCGCGGCGCGAGCAAGTTTCCCTGTTTGCCGACAACGCCGGTTCTGAGACCAGCGGCCTGTGGCGGCAAGGCGCAAGCTACAGCAACCGGAGCGTAAGCGGTCAGCGCGATCAACTGGTTTTAGGCTATATGCGCAGCAAGGGAACCGATTCCGGCAGCTTCAGCTACAGCCTGCCTGTCAGCGACAAGGGAACCCGGCTGGGAGTAAGCTACAGCGCCAACAGCGTTAAAATAGTCAAAGGCGCATTACGTGAGCTGGATACGCGCGGCCACTCCAGCTTCTACGGTCTCAGCTTGAGCCAGCCCCTCAGCGTCAGCAAGGAACGCAAGGTGGAAGCAGGCCTGGACTTGAGCCGGCAAAACTCACAGACTGATTTTTTGGGACAGCGTTGGGTGGACGATGATATCGAGCGGTACAATCTCTCGCTGACGGTGACCGATTACGGTCAGCGTCAGGTGTTGTATCAACGGCATAACTACAGTTTCGGTACCTGGCGGGATATCAGCGATGCGGAGAAGCATTACGGGAAATATCAATTCAGCGGCATCGGCCAGATGGTGTATGGCGGTGGACAAATCCTGACAATCAGGCTCAGCGCCCAACTCAGCGGCTCCAATTATTTGCCGTCAGCCGAGCAGTTTTACCTTGGCGGCGTATACAGCGTCCGAGGCTACCGGGAAAATCTCATCGGCGCCGATAACGGTTATTCTTTGAGTCTGGAGTATGCCATACCGGAGCAGCGCAACCGGGAAATCTTTGTGTTCCTGGATGGCGGCCGGGTCAGCGGCGATAACGCTTTTGACGATCATATACTGGCTGCAGCAGGTTGCGGCTACCGGATTAATTTTGACAAAGACCTGTCGGCATCACTGACTCTGGGGCTGCCGCTTAGAAAAAGTATCAATGGCGAGCAGATTAGTAAAACCCGGCTGCATGTGATGATGAACGGACAGTTTAAATAG
- a CDS encoding helix-turn-helix transcriptional regulator, with protein sequence MSGTKPSEKDSCVDILYKLAVSLAGQLDLDKLFSTIVSIGCELAKTSHVFIYAVDREKEVLELRAGTGIYTHYQGVLRTKVEPSVSSVVWNTGQMLTVNNLSQWAGRAQDRPYGWDSVKSILGLPVYAGHEVIAVLGLGFEQEKPELSAGKIELLRHFAVLASLALNNARLYGEVKTQLSVQKQINKEQQAVIEQQLKLYPRVIQEINLVVKNTQGLLGNIFRGAEHSGLNHRLRRTTRHHLTENRLQADQGKEQNQRGRQQAEPLTSREQTVLSLIAAGLSNQEIAAEMKVTVNTVKTHVSRILAKLGVRSRVQALAKARETGLL encoded by the coding sequence GTGTCTGGTACAAAACCGTCAGAAAAGGATTCTTGTGTAGACATACTGTATAAACTGGCCGTTTCTTTAGCCGGTCAACTGGATTTGGACAAGTTGTTTTCAACCATTGTCAGTATCGGTTGTGAACTGGCAAAGACCTCCCATGTTTTTATCTACGCAGTTGACCGGGAAAAAGAAGTGCTTGAGCTGAGGGCCGGCACCGGTATCTATACCCATTATCAGGGCGTATTGCGCACCAAAGTCGAACCGTCTGTTTCCAGTGTTGTTTGGAATACGGGACAAATGCTGACAGTAAATAATCTGAGTCAATGGGCCGGCCGGGCTCAAGACCGGCCATACGGCTGGGACAGTGTCAAATCGATTTTGGGACTGCCGGTATATGCGGGGCATGAGGTCATTGCTGTCCTGGGGCTGGGTTTTGAGCAGGAAAAGCCGGAGCTTAGTGCTGGAAAAATTGAACTGTTACGCCATTTTGCCGTCCTGGCATCATTGGCGTTAAATAATGCCCGACTGTACGGTGAAGTGAAAACACAGCTTTCGGTGCAAAAGCAGATCAACAAGGAGCAGCAGGCCGTTATTGAGCAACAACTTAAGCTGTATCCGCGTGTTATCCAGGAAATAAATTTGGTGGTGAAAAACACACAAGGACTGCTTGGGAATATATTTAGGGGAGCGGAGCATTCCGGGTTGAATCACCGCCTGCGCCGGACTACACGGCACCATTTGACCGAAAATCGCCTTCAAGCCGACCAGGGGAAGGAGCAGAACCAACGGGGCAGACAGCAGGCGGAACCCCTTACCAGCCGTGAGCAAACCGTTCTTAGCCTGATCGCGGCCGGCTTATCCAATCAAGAGATCGCTGCTGAGATGAAAGTTACGGTTAATACGGTTAAAACCCATGTCAGCCGAATTCTGGCAAAACTGGGTGTGAGAAGCCGGGTTCAAGCTTTGGCTAAGGCCAGGGAAACGGGCTTGCTATAG
- a CDS encoding NAD(P)-dependent oxidoreductase — protein MKTVFLNVAKLDFDNKLDFSQLANLTTVTTYAASSDQEIVARVQDQNIVITKELPVGREVILAFPPSVKLICEAGTGYNNIDMAAAREKGITVCNIPGYSTEAVAQLAITFVLSLSASLTKQQIMLKQKNYDNFTRHLVVPHYELQDKNLGIIGSGTIGQQVIKVARALGMNILVYNRTPKSWSDPGIQSVALEELLTQSDFISLHCPLTPETKHLINQDRLSLMKPSAFVINTSRGALIKETDLIAALQAGKIAGAALDVQDPEPPELTNPLFDMDNVILTPHIGWKPFEARQRLINLLAGNIQAFIEGKLINVVS, from the coding sequence ATGAAAACAGTATTTCTCAATGTAGCCAAACTGGACTTTGACAACAAACTTGATTTTTCACAGCTAGCTAACTTGACCACTGTCACTACCTATGCTGCCAGCAGCGACCAGGAAATTGTAGCCAGGGTCCAGGATCAGAACATTGTCATTACCAAAGAACTGCCTGTAGGCAGAGAAGTAATTCTTGCGTTCCCGCCCTCTGTCAAACTCATCTGTGAAGCCGGTACAGGGTACAACAATATTGATATGGCCGCTGCCAGAGAAAAGGGCATCACGGTCTGCAATATTCCGGGTTACAGCACTGAGGCAGTCGCCCAGTTGGCCATCACCTTTGTCCTTAGTCTGAGCGCTTCGCTGACAAAGCAGCAAATCATGCTTAAACAGAAAAACTACGATAATTTTACCAGACACCTGGTAGTGCCGCATTACGAATTGCAGGATAAAAACCTGGGGATTATCGGTTCAGGCACTATCGGACAGCAGGTAATCAAAGTTGCCCGTGCTCTCGGCATGAATATCCTGGTGTATAATAGAACGCCCAAATCCTGGAGCGACCCTGGCATCCAGTCTGTTGCGCTGGAAGAACTGCTTACACAGAGTGATTTTATTTCCCTGCATTGCCCGCTCACCCCGGAAACCAAACACCTCATCAACCAGGACCGCTTATCCCTGATGAAGCCATCGGCCTTTGTCATAAATACCTCCAGAGGAGCTCTCATCAAAGAAACCGATTTGATTGCCGCCCTGCAGGCAGGAAAAATTGCCGGCGCCGCCCTGGATGTCCAGGACCCTGAACCGCCGGAACTGACCAATCCGCTGTTTGACATGGATAATGTGATCCTGACACCACATATCGGCTGGAAACCTTTTGAGGCCAGGCAGCGGCTGATTAATCTGTTGGCAGGCAACATCCAGGCTTTTATAGAGGGAAAACTCATTAATGTTGTAAGTTAA
- a CDS encoding response regulator transcription factor → MANGVKTNAILVVDDDPDIVEIISLYLGNAGYCVSAAADGAEAIRQLECTDIDLILLDIMLPDQSGTELCLHIRKTRSCPILFVSCLDEEEQVLRALTVGGDDYIRKPFYPKELVARVRAMLRRVELERRTVNTAAAELSTGDFVVNMEKKIIYKHQQELPLSPIEFNILLYMLKHPCKPISCEELYQQVWQSESLGDIRTVMVHVSNLRKKLEKNDTRKYIKTMKKRGYVFLDQRYN, encoded by the coding sequence ATGGCTAACGGCGTAAAAACGAATGCTATACTTGTTGTCGATGACGATCCTGATATCGTTGAAATTATCAGCCTATACCTCGGCAATGCCGGTTATTGCGTAAGCGCTGCCGCTGACGGAGCCGAGGCTATCCGCCAACTGGAATGCACTGACATTGATTTGATACTGCTGGATATCATGCTTCCCGATCAAAGCGGAACTGAGCTTTGTCTGCACATACGCAAAACCCGTTCCTGCCCCATTCTGTTCGTCAGTTGCCTTGATGAGGAAGAACAAGTCCTTCGCGCGCTTACCGTTGGCGGGGATGATTATATCCGTAAGCCCTTTTATCCCAAGGAGCTGGTCGCTCGTGTCAGAGCCATGCTGCGGCGGGTGGAACTGGAACGCCGCACCGTCAATACTGCTGCAGCGGAATTATCCACCGGAGATTTTGTTGTCAATATGGAAAAAAAAATTATTTACAAACACCAGCAGGAGCTTCCGCTCTCTCCAATTGAATTTAATATTTTGCTATATATGTTAAAGCACCCCTGCAAACCCATTTCATGCGAAGAGCTTTATCAACAGGTATGGCAGAGCGAAAGTCTGGGAGATATACGAACCGTTATGGTTCACGTCAGTAATTTGCGAAAAAAGCTGGAAAAGAATGATACTCGAAAGTACATAAAAACAATGAAAAAACGCGGCTATGTATTTCTTGATCAAAGGTATAACTGA
- a CDS encoding phenylacetate--CoA ligase family protein, whose product MCMIWDKDAECMARKPMEELQLERLRQVVQRVYENVPFYRQALDTAKVGLNHIRSLQDISLLPFTTKDDIRNNYPYGLFSSPMKKIVRLHASSGTTGKPTVVGYTKNDIELWAEMVTRLAVAGGATDDDVAQVAFGYGLFTGAFGLHYGLERLGAAIVPASTGNTERQIMLMQDFGTTVLVSTPSYALYLAETAYSMGIDAKSLNVRLGLFGAEGCSEELRQVIERMWGISAVENYGMSELIGPGVSGECECKAGLHINEDHFYPEIIDPVTGTPLPYGETGELVITTMTKEGFPLLRYRTRDITSLNPEPCKCGRTLVRMNKVQGRTDDMLKIRGVNIFPSQIESVLVGIQEIGPHYNIIVRKKGYLDDLEVMVELADDTLLEDFRKLEGLQDMIRHKLRVILAIDATVRLVQPKTIARSEGKAKRIIDLRDKVDLASGGVKPSDKK is encoded by the coding sequence ATGTGTATGATATGGGACAAAGACGCCGAATGTATGGCCCGGAAACCGATGGAAGAGCTGCAGCTTGAGCGACTGCGCCAGGTAGTGCAGCGCGTATATGAAAATGTTCCTTTTTACCGGCAGGCTTTGGATACTGCAAAAGTCGGCCTTAATCACATCCGGTCATTACAGGATATAAGCTTGCTTCCTTTCACTACTAAGGATGATATTCGCAATAATTATCCGTATGGCTTATTTAGCTCACCGATGAAGAAGATTGTGCGTTTACATGCTTCTTCGGGCACTACCGGTAAGCCTACGGTTGTCGGCTATACTAAAAATGATATAGAATTATGGGCAGAGATGGTAACACGGCTTGCTGTTGCCGGCGGCGCGACCGATGATGATGTTGCGCAGGTGGCTTTTGGCTACGGTTTGTTTACAGGCGCTTTTGGCCTGCATTATGGGTTGGAACGGCTGGGGGCCGCTATCGTGCCGGCCTCTACCGGTAATACTGAACGGCAAATTATGCTGATGCAGGATTTTGGTACTACCGTGTTGGTGAGTACACCGTCCTATGCCTTATACCTTGCTGAAACAGCCTATAGTATGGGGATTGATGCGAAGTCCTTGAATGTCCGGTTAGGCTTGTTTGGGGCTGAGGGCTGTTCGGAAGAATTGCGGCAAGTCATTGAACGCATGTGGGGCATTAGTGCAGTGGAAAACTATGGTATGAGTGAACTGATCGGGCCTGGTGTTTCCGGCGAGTGTGAATGCAAGGCAGGGTTGCATATTAATGAAGATCATTTTTATCCTGAGATTATTGACCCGGTGACCGGTACGCCATTGCCTTATGGCGAAACAGGAGAATTAGTTATCACCACTATGACCAAGGAAGGCTTCCCGTTGCTGCGCTACCGTACCCGTGACATTACCAGTCTGAATCCGGAGCCTTGCAAGTGTGGCAGAACGCTGGTACGGATGAATAAAGTACAAGGGCGTACCGATGATATGCTTAAAATTCGCGGGGTTAATATCTTCCCCTCCCAAATTGAAAGTGTACTGGTGGGAATCCAGGAAATTGGACCTCACTACAATATTATAGTTCGGAAAAAAGGCTATCTGGATGACCTGGAAGTAATGGTAGAACTGGCAGATGATACGTTATTGGAGGATTTCCGCAAGCTGGAAGGCTTGCAGGATATGATTCGCCATAAGCTGCGGGTTATTCTAGCCATTGATGCTACCGTGCGGCTGGTACAACCGAAGACCATTGCCCGGTCGGAAGGCAAGGCTAAACGCATCATAGACTTAAGAGATAAAGTAGACTTAGCTTCAGGTGGGGTTAAGCCATCGGATAAAAAATAA
- a CDS encoding L-lactate permease: protein METLVFTLLPVAVILAMLIIWKQAADISGIVGWLVISVVAYFVFQTSVEVILRSTAAGFIRSFAVSLIVATSLLQMAFMEQTGALKRIIIFIKTIASENRAIQIMLINIGFGTLMVSVGATPVSLLPPILLAMGYSTQVAIALPAIGYDSLCTYALLGAPIVVFVDIANSFFGKGHEITLAQAGMAFYMFLPVVSTLIGLCMLWIVGRWQGIREGLFPCLLTGAVIGVVSYFSNKYDNLVVLTGVLCGIAVIIAMVMLLLALGKKVFDKSKLSAEEIAYERQYSLWRALTPWIILVAFILILNVPKDMFNFLYRVVKLPVAGITADGSAIDTRALWNAYTWIFVSTIMSIPFIRPTGEQIKSTLRIWWKRAPRPVFSAAIFFSIGEIMNMSGYSMVTGKFETASMVKVLADYSAFYFQDAYGAVVAFIGLFGGFITGSEASTIAMFGKYTMTTAKNLDMSLVGTIIITAGLAFGGGLASMISPAKLQNAAASIDKLGQENQIIRTAFIFSLIMTLVTSLFVLLLLKVAV, encoded by the coding sequence ATGGAGACCTTAGTATTCACACTGCTGCCGGTTGCCGTTATTTTGGCTATGCTTATCATTTGGAAACAGGCAGCAGATATAAGCGGCATTGTCGGATGGTTAGTGATTTCCGTAGTTGCTTATTTTGTATTCCAGACAAGTGTGGAAGTAATACTGCGTTCGACAGCGGCGGGTTTTATCAGATCGTTTGCTGTCTCGCTTATTGTTGCGACCTCCTTGCTGCAGATGGCGTTTATGGAACAGACAGGGGCTCTTAAACGAATTATCATTTTTATTAAAACGATAGCCAGTGAAAACCGGGCAATTCAAATTATGCTGATTAACATTGGGTTTGGTACATTAATGGTATCGGTTGGTGCAACTCCGGTTTCATTGTTGCCGCCGATACTGTTGGCTATGGGTTATTCGACTCAGGTAGCAATCGCTTTGCCGGCAATAGGTTATGACTCTTTGTGCACGTATGCGCTATTAGGGGCCCCTATTGTTGTGTTTGTCGATATTGCCAACAGCTTTTTCGGTAAAGGGCATGAGATTACGCTGGCGCAGGCAGGAATGGCCTTTTATATGTTTTTGCCGGTAGTTTCCACATTAATAGGATTGTGTATGCTCTGGATTGTAGGACGATGGCAGGGAATCAGAGAAGGTTTATTTCCCTGCTTGCTTACCGGAGCGGTTATTGGTGTGGTTTCGTATTTCAGCAATAAATATGACAATTTGGTTGTATTGACAGGGGTATTATGTGGTATTGCCGTTATTATAGCCATGGTAATGTTGCTGCTTGCATTAGGCAAAAAGGTGTTTGATAAGAGTAAACTGAGTGCTGAAGAAATTGCGTATGAGCGTCAATATTCACTGTGGCGGGCGCTAACTCCCTGGATTATATTAGTTGCTTTTATTCTAATTTTAAATGTACCCAAAGATATGTTTAATTTCTTATATAGAGTAGTAAAGCTGCCGGTTGCCGGTATAACGGCTGATGGCAGTGCTATTGATACAAGAGCTTTATGGAATGCGTATACCTGGATTTTTGTTAGTACGATTATGTCGATACCATTTATTCGTCCTACGGGAGAACAGATTAAAAGTACTTTGCGTATCTGGTGGAAACGGGCTCCAAGACCGGTTTTTTCTGCGGCCATATTTTTTTCCATAGGCGAAATCATGAATATGTCTGGCTACAGCATGGTGACTGGAAAGTTTGAAACTGCCAGTATGGTGAAAGTGCTGGCCGATTATTCTGCATTTTATTTTCAGGATGCTTACGGGGCGGTCGTTGCTTTTATTGGTCTATTCGGCGGCTTTATTACCGGCAGTGAGGCATCCACGATCGCGATGTTTGGCAAATATACAATGACAACAGCCAAAAATCTGGATATGTCTTTAGTAGGAACAATTATTATTACGGCTGGCCTGGCTTTTGGTGGCGGTCTGGCAAGTATGATATCTCCGGCCAAATTACAAAACGCGGCAGCTTCCATTGATAAATTAGGACAGGAAAACCAGATCATTCGCACTGCTTTTATATTTTCATTAATTATGACATTGGTTACTTCGCTGTTTGTTTTGTTGTTGCTAAAGGTAGCTGTTTGA